One window from the genome of Populus alba chromosome 15, ASM523922v2, whole genome shotgun sequence encodes:
- the LOC118057123 gene encoding F-box/LRR-repeat protein 25 isoform X1 produces the protein MEDREAGLQDRLSDLPDYIIHEILCFLEINQAIQTSILSKRWKNLWASVPDLNFNSKSFTEQRFPKFLRRVMSKREDCNVRRLDMFAHLPIRLSSMEGLINYAVAHQVEDFRFVSDDVQPVSLPACGSLKTLFLSRCKFGDLRTSFGFGFVNLTSLDLYVCWFCYSENDFGDPFASCRNLRRLCLRYCRFPSLKRLKITGFELVSLEIQGFGYGDRGLQEGCEVEIFAPNLLSFVYKFSKPVDFCGLHFPSLDYVEVHVWQHGTDEATDHDKRRDSLFLMTMFEGFGNAQSVKLYCETIQVLDLVDGLLEQQPSPFKRLKKVDVQCNRESFKVPAHVTNYLLAGTIGQELHLEVPT, from the exons ATGGAAGACAGAGAAGCTGGATTACAAGACAGATTGAGCGATCTACCAGACTACATAATTCACGAAATCCTTTGTTTCCTCGAGATTAATCAAGCGATCCAAACTTCTATCTTGTCCAAAAGATGGAAAAACTTGTGGGCTTCTGTTCCAGACCTGAATTTCAACAGCAAAAGTTTTACAGAACAAAGGTTTCCTAAGTTTCTCCGAAGAGTGATGTCCAAACGGGAAGATTGCAACGTTCGGAGACTTGACATGTTCGCCCATTTGCCCATTCGTCTCTCATCAATGGAGGGTTTGATAAATTACGCAGTGGCTCATCAGGTTGAGGATTTTCGGTTTGTTTCTGATGATGTCCAACCTGTTTCTTTACCAGCATGCGGTTCCTTGAAGACCCTTTTCTTATCTCGATGTAAGTTTGGTGATTTGCGGACATcttttggtttcggttttgtTAATCTGACCTCGTTGGACTTGTATGTGTGTTGGTTTTGTTATTCTGAGAATGATTTTGGTGACCCTTTTGCTAGTTGTcggaatttgaggaggttatGTCTCCGTTATTGTCGGTTTCCATCTTTGAAAAGGTTGAAAATTACTGGGTTTGAGCTTGTTAGCTTAGAAATTCAAGGGTTCGGGTATGGTGATCGAGGGTTACAAGAAGGTTGCGAGGTTGAGATTTTTGCGCCGAATCTGTTGTCTTTTGTGTACAAATTCTCCAAACCAGTGGATTTCTGTGGGCTTCATTTTCCATCTCTTGATTATGTTGAGGTCCATGTTTGGCAACATGGTACTGATGAGGCTACTGACCATGACAAAAGAAGGGACAGTCTGTTCTTGATGACTATGTTTGAAGGCTTTGGGAATGCACAATCTGTCAAGCTATATTGTGAAACCATTCAG GTTCTTGATTTGGTTGATGGATTGCTAGAACAACAACCTTCTCCCTTTAAAAGATTGAAGAAAGTAGATGTGCAATGTAATCGTGAATCATTCAAGGTACCTGCTCATGTGACAAACTACTTACTCGCTGGCACTATTGGGCAGGAACTACATCTAGAG
- the LOC118057123 gene encoding uncharacterized protein isoform X2, which translates to MRFLEDPFLISICRNLRRLCLRYCRFPSLKRLKITGFELVSLEIQGFGYGDRGLQEGCEVEIFAPNLLSFVYKFSKPVDFCGLHFPSLDYVEVHVWQHGTDEATDHDKRRDSLFLMTMFEGFGNAQSVKLYCETIQVLDLVDGLLEQQPSPFKRLKKVDVQCNRESFKVPAHVTNYLLAGTIGQELHLEVPT; encoded by the exons ATGCGGTTCCTTGAAGACCCTTTTCTTATCTCGAT TTGTcggaatttgaggaggttatGTCTCCGTTATTGTCGGTTTCCATCTTTGAAAAGGTTGAAAATTACTGGGTTTGAGCTTGTTAGCTTAGAAATTCAAGGGTTCGGGTATGGTGATCGAGGGTTACAAGAAGGTTGCGAGGTTGAGATTTTTGCGCCGAATCTGTTGTCTTTTGTGTACAAATTCTCCAAACCAGTGGATTTCTGTGGGCTTCATTTTCCATCTCTTGATTATGTTGAGGTCCATGTTTGGCAACATGGTACTGATGAGGCTACTGACCATGACAAAAGAAGGGACAGTCTGTTCTTGATGACTATGTTTGAAGGCTTTGGGAATGCACAATCTGTCAAGCTATATTGTGAAACCATTCAG GTTCTTGATTTGGTTGATGGATTGCTAGAACAACAACCTTCTCCCTTTAAAAGATTGAAGAAAGTAGATGTGCAATGTAATCGTGAATCATTCAAGGTACCTGCTCATGTGACAAACTACTTACTCGCTGGCACTATTGGGCAGGAACTACATCTAGAG